A window from Streptomyces sp. NBC_00299 encodes these proteins:
- a CDS encoding ABC transporter substrate-binding protein — translation MKISIRRSRRAAVAVALGSVLALTATACGDDGSSAGGDKGAEGSGTGKIVFWDNNGGVRTDIWKEIIADFEKANPDIEVEYVGIPSTDYQSKVDTALQGGGLPDVGGVGAAMLAGFAAQGALDPLDDRLAKSSLNGKLNEDMVASLKAAGGGDGKLYSVPTSANNGVLYYRTDLFKKASLDEPATWDKFFEAAEKLTDAGKNEFGYTIRGGAGSIAQALDAMYGQSGITSFWDASGAKTTVNDPKNVAALEKYAALFKKVTPAADLNNDFTKMVAQWDSGTIGMLNHNLGSYQDHVKALGTDKFRGIPQPVGSTGKRVQVSNPVDGMGLFKSSKNKEAAWKFIEFATSHDENSKFNKAAGQVPSNNDAAKDAWISQAEPTKLAAAALTDGSTTIVQLPYYLPDWNTISKADNEPNFQKVLNGDMSAKEFLDAVAGQLNEAQAEWTSRNG, via the coding sequence ATGAAGATCAGCATTCGCAGAAGCAGGCGCGCCGCCGTGGCCGTCGCTCTGGGCTCCGTCCTCGCCCTGACCGCCACCGCCTGCGGTGACGACGGGAGCAGCGCGGGCGGTGACAAGGGCGCCGAGGGCAGCGGCACCGGAAAGATCGTCTTCTGGGACAACAACGGCGGTGTCCGCACCGACATCTGGAAGGAGATCATCGCCGACTTCGAGAAGGCCAACCCGGACATCGAGGTCGAGTACGTCGGGATCCCGTCCACCGACTACCAGTCCAAGGTGGACACCGCACTCCAGGGCGGCGGCCTGCCGGACGTCGGCGGTGTCGGCGCGGCGATGCTCGCCGGATTCGCCGCGCAGGGCGCGCTGGACCCGCTGGACGACCGGCTCGCCAAGTCCTCACTGAACGGGAAGCTCAATGAGGACATGGTCGCTTCGCTGAAGGCCGCGGGGGGCGGTGACGGCAAGCTGTACTCGGTGCCGACCTCCGCCAACAACGGTGTGCTGTACTACCGCACCGACCTGTTCAAGAAGGCCTCTCTGGACGAGCCGGCGACCTGGGACAAGTTCTTCGAGGCCGCGGAGAAGCTGACCGACGCCGGGAAGAACGAGTTCGGGTACACCATCCGTGGCGGTGCCGGCTCCATCGCGCAGGCGCTGGACGCCATGTACGGGCAGTCCGGGATCACGTCCTTCTGGGACGCGAGCGGAGCGAAGACGACCGTCAACGACCCCAAGAACGTGGCCGCGTTGGAGAAGTACGCCGCGCTCTTCAAGAAGGTCACGCCGGCCGCCGACCTCAACAACGACTTCACCAAGATGGTCGCCCAGTGGGACTCCGGCACGATCGGGATGCTGAACCACAACCTCGGGTCGTACCAGGACCATGTGAAGGCCCTCGGCACGGACAAGTTCCGGGGGATTCCGCAGCCGGTGGGCTCCACCGGCAAGCGGGTACAGGTGTCCAACCCTGTTGACGGGATGGGGCTGTTCAAGAGCTCCAAGAACAAGGAAGCCGCCTGGAAGTTCATCGAGTTCGCCACGTCGCACGACGAGAACTCGAAGTTCAACAAGGCGGCCGGGCAGGTCCCGTCGAACAACGACGCCGCGAAGGACGCGTGGATTTCTCAGGCCGAGCCGACGAAATTGGCTGCCGCGGCGTTGACGGACGGGTCGACGACGATCGTGCAGTTGCCGTACTACCTGCCCGACTGGAACACCATTTCCAAGGCCGACAACGAGCCGAACTTCCAGAAGGTGCTGAACGGGGACATGAGCGCCAAGGAGTTCCTGGATGCGGTGGCCGGTCAGCTGAATGAGGCTCAGGCCGAGTGGACCTCGCGCAACGGCTGA
- a CDS encoding GntR family transcriptional regulator, with product MTSVPTPIPSRTQFVLEEIKRRILTGQLTPGQALVETELAAQFGVSKTPVREALKTLAGTGLVVMSQYKGVTVRMVDADMAREVYDVRLLLEPEALKRAVRRGASLDPARDALTRADTAGDTAERSLANREFHRALYLPCGNPLLGRMLDEVRDQAALVSAVAWAASPSWEREAGEHRDILRLALEGDADGAARALHAHIASFVQRAFPDAGVEAQGEDGPA from the coding sequence ATGACCTCTGTGCCCACGCCGATCCCCTCCCGCACGCAGTTCGTGCTGGAGGAGATCAAACGCCGCATCCTCACCGGGCAGTTGACGCCGGGTCAGGCCCTGGTCGAGACCGAGCTCGCCGCGCAGTTCGGGGTGTCCAAGACCCCGGTGCGCGAGGCGCTCAAGACGCTCGCCGGGACCGGACTGGTCGTGATGAGCCAGTACAAGGGCGTCACGGTGCGCATGGTGGACGCGGACATGGCGCGCGAGGTCTACGACGTACGGCTGCTGCTGGAGCCCGAGGCGCTGAAGCGGGCCGTCAGGCGCGGCGCCTCCCTCGACCCCGCCCGTGACGCGCTGACCCGCGCCGACACGGCCGGCGACACCGCCGAACGCTCCCTCGCCAACCGGGAGTTCCACCGCGCCCTGTACCTGCCGTGCGGCAACCCGCTGCTCGGCCGGATGCTCGACGAGGTGCGGGATCAGGCCGCCCTCGTCTCAGCGGTCGCCTGGGCCGCCTCCCCCTCCTGGGAACGGGAGGCCGGCGAGCACCGCGACATCCTGCGGCTGGCCCTCGAAGGCGACGCCGACGGCGCCGCGCGCGCCCTGCACGCCCACATCGCGTCGTTCGTGCAACGGGCCTTCCCGGACGCGGGAGTCGAGGCCCAGGGAGAGGACGGTCCGGCATGA
- a CDS encoding carbohydrate ABC transporter permease codes for MAQAAAVAKPPAPPRRRRASATPRRLPYLLIAPAALLMLGFIAYPVISVFYYSLQEYNPTKPWRNGFTGFDNFVHAFTADPLFWDTLVFSAKWVFVEVGLQLLFGLALALIVNQTFAGRALGRALVFSPWAVSGVLTSAIWVLLYNSQTGITRYLADVGIGSYGTSWLSDTSTVFPAAIVADLWRGVPFFAILILADLQSVSKDLYEAAEVDGAGRIKQFWHITLPHLKDAIVLSTLLRAVWEFNNVDLLYTLTGGGPAGVTTTLPLYIANTSVDAHNFGYASALTTVAFVILLFCSMVYLRLSKFGGEDK; via the coding sequence ATGGCCCAAGCCGCAGCCGTGGCGAAACCGCCCGCGCCACCCCGGCGGCGCCGTGCCTCCGCCACCCCGCGCAGGCTCCCGTATCTGCTGATCGCCCCGGCGGCCCTGCTCATGCTGGGCTTCATCGCCTACCCGGTGATCAGCGTCTTCTACTACAGCCTGCAGGAGTACAACCCCACCAAGCCATGGCGGAACGGCTTCACGGGCTTCGACAACTTCGTCCACGCCTTCACCGCGGACCCGCTGTTCTGGGACACGCTGGTCTTCAGCGCCAAGTGGGTGTTCGTCGAGGTCGGGCTGCAGCTGCTGTTCGGGCTCGCGCTCGCGCTGATCGTCAACCAGACCTTCGCGGGCCGTGCGCTCGGCCGTGCGCTCGTGTTCTCCCCATGGGCCGTCTCCGGCGTACTGACCTCGGCGATCTGGGTGCTGCTCTACAACTCCCAGACGGGCATCACCCGTTACCTCGCGGACGTCGGCATCGGCTCCTACGGCACCAGCTGGCTGTCGGACACCTCCACGGTGTTCCCGGCGGCGATCGTCGCCGACCTGTGGCGCGGGGTGCCCTTCTTCGCGATCCTCATCCTCGCCGACCTCCAGTCCGTCTCGAAGGACCTGTACGAGGCGGCCGAGGTCGACGGGGCCGGCCGGATCAAGCAGTTCTGGCACATCACGCTGCCCCACCTCAAGGACGCGATCGTCCTGTCCACGCTGCTGCGCGCGGTGTGGGAGTTCAACAACGTCGACCTGCTGTACACGCTGACCGGCGGCGGCCCCGCGGGAGTGACCACGACCCTGCCCCTCTACATCGCCAACACCAGCGTCGACGCGCACAACTTCGGCTACGCGTCGGCCCTGACGACCGTCGCGTTCGTGATCCTGCTCTTCTGCTCGATGGTCTATCTGCGGCTGAGCAAGTTCGGAGGTGAGGACAAGTGA
- a CDS encoding carbohydrate ABC transporter permease: protein MSVKEATQVAPAPVPAAPEPPRARKKHRAYDEVPRWQIYLPLSIYLVFTLIPFYWILLFSLRPAGSTSLVPWPITFDHFEKVWTERSFGTYFQNSVLVGVVTLLMTTLVALAGGYALARFNFKIKRAFMLALLCSQFVPGALLLVPLFEIFAELQMINSLGSVIIAETVFQLPLSMILISNFIKNVPYSLEEAAWVDGCNRMTAFRIVVLPLLRPGLIAVGSFAFVHSWNHFLFALMFLNNQEKQTIPVGLNTLMGADSVDLGALAAGGIIAAVPVVIVFAFIQKWLITGFSAGAVKG from the coding sequence GTGAGCGTCAAGGAAGCCACCCAGGTCGCGCCGGCGCCCGTGCCGGCCGCCCCCGAACCGCCCCGTGCGCGCAAGAAGCACCGCGCCTACGACGAGGTCCCGCGCTGGCAGATCTACCTGCCGCTGTCGATCTACCTGGTCTTCACCCTGATCCCCTTCTACTGGATCCTGCTCTTCTCCCTGCGCCCGGCCGGCTCGACCTCGCTCGTGCCCTGGCCGATCACGTTCGACCACTTCGAGAAGGTCTGGACGGAGCGGAGCTTCGGCACCTACTTCCAGAACAGCGTGCTGGTCGGCGTCGTCACCCTCCTGATGACGACCCTGGTGGCGCTGGCCGGCGGCTACGCGCTCGCGCGCTTCAACTTCAAGATCAAGCGGGCTTTCATGCTGGCCCTGCTCTGCTCCCAGTTCGTGCCGGGCGCGCTGCTCCTGGTGCCGCTGTTCGAGATCTTCGCCGAGCTGCAGATGATCAACTCGCTGGGCAGCGTCATCATCGCGGAGACGGTGTTCCAGCTGCCGCTGTCGATGATCCTGATCAGCAACTTCATCAAGAACGTGCCGTACTCCCTGGAGGAGGCCGCCTGGGTCGACGGCTGCAACCGGATGACGGCCTTCAGGATCGTCGTCCTGCCGCTGCTGCGGCCCGGTCTGATCGCCGTCGGCTCCTTCGCCTTCGTGCACTCCTGGAACCACTTCCTGTTCGCCCTGATGTTCCTCAACAACCAGGAGAAGCAGACCATCCCGGTCGGCCTCAACACCCTGATGGGCGCGGACAGCGTCGACCTGGGCGCGCTGGCCGCGGGCGGCATCATCGCCGCCGTGCCCGTCGTGATCGTGTTCGCCTTCATCCAGAAGTGGCTGATCACGGGCTTCAGCGCGGGGGCGGTGAAAGGATGA
- a CDS encoding glycoside hydrolase family 43 protein: MTTGTGTYTNPVLNADWSDPDVVRVGDDFYLTASSFGRAPGLPLLHSRDLVNWTLVGHALERLEPAGEFTAPRHDCGVWAPSLRHHDDRFWIFWGDPDQGIFQVNAPEIRGPWTHPHLVKAGKGLIDPCPLWDDETGETYLVHAWAKSRSNVKNRLTGHRMHPDGTELLDDGKLIVDGDRIPGWFTLEGPKLYKHDGWYWILAPAGGVETGWQGAFRSREFFGPYEEKIVLEQQDTDVNGPHQGGWVRTPSGEDWFLHFQQQGAYGRVVHLQPMRWGADGWPVLGEDGAPVTVHRRPDLPPQPPAAPATDDDFPGGRFGRQWSWTANPRDGWATQHSGDGLRLACVRSADAHDLRRLPHILTQRLPGMPCAVEVELRLDSAEPGARAGLAVLGDAFCWIGLQRGADGAVHVVHRFAEAVAEGERDAGHARLAPRGRVRLRIEIGAGARCRFSYDVGDGPRPSGPVFAATPWRWVGALLGLFGLAPDGPGHAGAATFSHFRIDPL, translated from the coding sequence GTGACGACCGGGACCGGGACCTATACGAACCCCGTCCTGAACGCCGACTGGTCCGACCCGGACGTCGTCCGCGTCGGCGACGACTTCTACCTCACCGCCTCCAGCTTCGGCCGTGCCCCGGGCCTGCCCCTCCTCCACTCCCGCGACCTCGTCAACTGGACCCTGGTCGGCCATGCCCTGGAACGCCTGGAACCGGCAGGGGAGTTCACCGCACCGCGCCACGACTGCGGCGTCTGGGCACCGTCCCTCCGCCACCACGACGACCGCTTCTGGATCTTCTGGGGCGACCCCGACCAGGGCATCTTCCAGGTCAACGCCCCCGAGATCCGCGGCCCCTGGACCCACCCGCACCTGGTGAAGGCGGGCAAGGGCCTGATCGACCCCTGCCCCCTCTGGGACGACGAGACCGGCGAGACCTACCTCGTGCACGCCTGGGCCAAGTCCCGCTCCAACGTCAAGAACCGCCTCACCGGCCACCGGATGCACCCCGACGGCACCGAACTCCTCGACGACGGCAAGCTGATCGTCGACGGCGACCGCATACCCGGCTGGTTCACCCTCGAAGGCCCCAAGCTCTACAAGCACGACGGCTGGTACTGGATCCTCGCCCCGGCCGGTGGAGTGGAGACCGGCTGGCAGGGCGCCTTCCGCTCACGCGAGTTCTTCGGGCCGTACGAGGAGAAGATCGTCCTGGAACAGCAGGACACCGACGTCAACGGACCGCACCAGGGCGGCTGGGTGCGCACCCCGTCGGGTGAGGACTGGTTCCTGCACTTCCAGCAGCAGGGCGCCTACGGCAGGGTCGTCCACCTCCAGCCGATGCGTTGGGGCGCCGACGGCTGGCCGGTGCTCGGCGAGGACGGTGCGCCCGTGACCGTGCACCGCAGGCCCGACCTGCCACCGCAGCCGCCCGCCGCGCCCGCCACCGACGACGACTTCCCCGGCGGACGCTTCGGCCGCCAGTGGTCGTGGACCGCCAACCCCCGGGACGGCTGGGCCACCCAGCACTCCGGCGACGGCCTGAGACTCGCCTGCGTCCGCTCGGCCGACGCTCATGATCTGCGCAGACTGCCGCACATCCTCACCCAGCGGCTGCCCGGGATGCCGTGCGCGGTCGAGGTCGAGCTGCGGCTGGACAGTGCGGAGCCGGGGGCGCGGGCGGGGCTCGCGGTGCTCGGGGACGCGTTCTGCTGGATCGGGCTCCAGCGCGGCGCGGACGGGGCGGTTCATGTCGTGCACCGGTTCGCCGAGGCCGTGGCGGAGGGGGAACGGGACGCCGGACACGCGCGGCTCGCGCCCCGGGGGCGCGTGCGGCTGCGGATCGAGATCGGGGCCGGGGCGCGCTGCCGGTTCTCCTACGACGTCGGCGACGGCCCCCGTCCTTCGGGACCGGTGTTCGCCGCCACCCCCTGGCGCTGGGTCGGCGCCCTGCTCGGGCTCTTCGGCCTCGCGCCCGACGGGCCGGGACACGCCGGAGCGGCAACCTTCTCGCACTTCAGGATCGACCCCTTGTAA
- a CDS encoding dihydrodipicolinate synthase family protein, with protein MTTTFEPQRTALADVVAIPVTPFAEDGRVDQDAHRALLRRLLDGGVITLTPNGNTGEFYALTPEERRLVTELTIEEAGDRAAILVGVGHDVPTAIASARHARELGARMVMVHQPVHPYVSQSGWVDYHRAIAAAVPDLGVVPYIRNAQLSGARLAELADDCPNVIGVKYAVPDAAKFAAFARDAGLERFVWVAGLAEPYAPSYFSAGATGFTSGLVNVAPAVSMNMIEALRAGDYPGAMKIWEQIRRFEELRAANGSADNVTVVKEALASLGLCRRDVRPPSRELPEDERAEVAAIAAGWSI; from the coding sequence ATGACAACGACGTTCGAGCCCCAGCGGACGGCCCTGGCCGACGTGGTGGCGATCCCGGTGACCCCGTTCGCCGAGGACGGCCGCGTCGACCAGGACGCCCACCGGGCCCTGCTGCGCCGTCTGCTGGACGGGGGCGTCATCACCCTCACCCCCAACGGCAACACCGGTGAGTTCTACGCCCTCACCCCCGAAGAGCGCCGCCTCGTCACCGAGCTGACCATTGAGGAGGCGGGCGACCGCGCCGCCATCCTGGTCGGCGTCGGGCACGACGTACCCACCGCCATCGCCTCCGCCCGGCACGCCCGCGAGCTCGGCGCCCGGATGGTGATGGTCCACCAGCCGGTCCACCCGTACGTCTCCCAGAGCGGCTGGGTCGACTACCACCGCGCCATCGCCGCCGCCGTGCCCGACCTCGGCGTCGTGCCGTACATCCGCAACGCCCAGCTCAGCGGCGCGCGCCTCGCCGAACTCGCCGACGACTGCCCGAATGTCATCGGCGTGAAGTACGCCGTCCCGGACGCCGCCAAGTTCGCCGCGTTCGCCCGTGACGCAGGGCTGGAGCGGTTCGTGTGGGTCGCCGGGCTTGCCGAGCCGTACGCGCCCTCGTACTTCTCCGCGGGCGCCACCGGCTTCACCTCCGGACTCGTGAACGTCGCCCCCGCCGTCTCCATGAACATGATCGAAGCGCTTCGAGCCGGCGACTACCCGGGCGCGATGAAGATCTGGGAGCAGATCCGCCGCTTCGAGGAGCTGCGCGCCGCGAACGGCTCCGCCGACAACGTCACCGTCGTCAAGGAGGCCCTCGCCTCCCTCGGCCTGTGCCGCCGCGACGTCCGCCCGCCCAGCAGGGAACTGCCCGAGGACGAGCGCGCCGAGGTCGCCGCCATCGCCGCCGGGTGGTCGATATGA
- a CDS encoding PmoA family protein yields the protein MTPHDTAVLRVAGRPVGRYVTRPELPARLSPRPYLHPVTTLAGTAVTELSPADHTHHLGVGVAVPDVEGANFWGGRTFVRDRGPTELDNHGAQRHSAFQLRDPDGFVEELRWVAAGAELLRERRTVAATELTAFAWALDFTFSLTNVTSRPLSIGSPATNGRPGAAYGGFFWRARKESSAPDVFTIDRDGEQEIHGSRAPWVALAGSTWTLVFAGATEQTRLDPWFVRAQEYPGVGSSLAAGERLPIPPGETAVRRIVTVVADGRISRLEAASLVRKAVSP from the coding sequence ATGACCCCCCATGACACCGCGGTGCTGCGCGTCGCGGGCCGCCCGGTCGGCCGGTACGTCACCCGGCCCGAACTGCCGGCCCGCCTCTCCCCGCGCCCGTATCTGCACCCCGTCACCACCCTGGCCGGCACGGCGGTCACCGAGCTGAGTCCCGCCGACCACACCCACCACCTCGGCGTCGGTGTCGCCGTTCCCGACGTCGAGGGGGCCAACTTCTGGGGCGGACGCACTTTCGTCCGCGACCGGGGCCCGACCGAACTGGACAACCACGGCGCCCAGCGGCACTCCGCCTTCCAGCTGCGCGACCCCGACGGTTTCGTCGAGGAGCTGCGCTGGGTGGCGGCAGGAGCCGAGCTGCTGCGCGAGCGCCGTACCGTCGCGGCCACCGAACTCACCGCATTCGCCTGGGCGTTGGACTTCACGTTTTCCCTGACCAACGTCACCTCCCGCCCGCTGTCCATCGGCAGCCCCGCCACCAACGGGCGTCCGGGCGCGGCCTACGGCGGTTTCTTCTGGCGGGCCCGCAAGGAGTCCTCGGCGCCGGACGTGTTCACCATCGACCGCGACGGCGAGCAGGAGATCCACGGCAGCCGCGCCCCCTGGGTGGCGCTGGCGGGCTCAACCTGGACCCTGGTCTTCGCCGGGGCGACCGAACAGACCCGTCTGGACCCGTGGTTCGTACGCGCGCAGGAGTACCCCGGTGTCGGTTCCTCCCTCGCCGCCGGGGAACGGCTCCCGATCCCACCCGGCGAGACCGCCGTACGCCGGATCGTGACCGTGGTCGCCGACGGCCGCATCAGCCGGCTCGAAGCGGCGTCGCTGGTCCGCAAGGCGGTGAGCCCGTGA
- a CDS encoding Gfo/Idh/MocA family protein: protein MSTAVPIVLAGARGHGRWHLDNIRRLQDKGIVRPAGICELTPLSEEELPEGLVTPSGAPAQSADFGALLDSTGARIAVICTPIPTHTDLALTAARRGVHILLEKPPAPSYAQFRRMADGVAEAGVACQIGFQSLGSHAVPAIRTLMAEGAIGAIAGIGGAGAWARPEAYYRRAPWAGKRRLNGVDVIDGVLTNPLAHAVATALALGGTVRAGDVSAIETELLRANDIESDDTSCVRVTTAQDRPVVVGATLCAEDPDEPYVVVHGDQGRITFWYKQDRVLLQRAGHGPEEYEYGRTDLLENLVDHVTDGTDLLVTPDATGAFMKVVEAIRLAPDPAPLPDEAWRLLPDEQRRVVPGIDGLVAAAADTLALYSELGASWALPARTKEVST from the coding sequence ATGAGCACTGCCGTACCCATCGTGCTGGCGGGCGCGCGCGGCCACGGCCGCTGGCACCTGGACAACATCCGCCGGCTCCAGGACAAGGGGATCGTGCGGCCGGCGGGGATCTGCGAGCTGACCCCGCTGAGCGAGGAGGAGCTCCCCGAGGGCCTCGTCACACCCTCGGGCGCGCCCGCGCAGTCCGCCGACTTCGGTGCCCTCCTCGACTCCACCGGCGCCCGGATCGCGGTGATCTGCACGCCGATCCCGACCCACACCGACCTCGCCCTGACCGCGGCCCGGCGTGGCGTGCACATCCTGCTGGAGAAGCCGCCGGCCCCGTCGTACGCCCAGTTCCGGCGCATGGCCGACGGGGTGGCCGAGGCCGGCGTCGCCTGCCAGATCGGCTTCCAGTCGCTGGGCTCGCACGCGGTGCCGGCGATCCGGACGCTGATGGCCGAGGGCGCGATCGGCGCGATCGCCGGTATCGGCGGGGCCGGTGCCTGGGCGCGCCCCGAGGCGTACTACCGGCGGGCGCCCTGGGCGGGCAAGCGGCGCCTGAACGGCGTCGACGTCATCGACGGCGTGCTCACCAACCCTCTCGCGCACGCCGTCGCCACCGCCCTCGCGCTGGGCGGGACGGTGCGCGCCGGGGACGTCAGCGCCATCGAGACCGAGCTGCTGCGCGCCAACGACATCGAGTCCGACGACACCTCCTGCGTCCGCGTCACCACGGCACAGGACCGCCCGGTCGTCGTCGGCGCCACGCTGTGCGCCGAGGACCCCGACGAGCCGTACGTCGTCGTCCACGGCGACCAGGGCCGGATCACCTTCTGGTACAAGCAGGACCGTGTCCTGCTCCAGCGTGCCGGTCACGGCCCCGAGGAGTACGAGTACGGCCGTACGGACCTGCTGGAGAACCTCGTCGACCACGTCACCGACGGCACCGACCTGCTGGTCACGCCCGACGCGACGGGCGCCTTCATGAAGGTCGTTGAAGCGATTCGACTGGCCCCCGACCCGGCCCCGCTGCCGGACGAGGCCTGGCGGCTGCTCCCCGACGAGCAGCGCCGTGTCGTGCCCGGCATCGACGGTCTCGTCGCGGCCGCCGCCGACACCCTCGCCCTCTACTCCGAGCTGGGCGCTTCCTGGGCGCTCCCGGCGAGAACGAAAGAGGTGAGCACCTGA
- a CDS encoding TIGR03086 family metal-binding protein, whose amino-acid sequence MTDMTLDLGPQTRVVARLAEAVTDEQLSAPTPCPEMAVRNLLGHLLGLSVAFRDAGRKDLGATTDTSPEAVEPDIGPGWREELPKVLDELSEVWRDPEAWTGMTRAGGIDLPGAVAAAVAADELVIHAWDLARATGQEYAPDPAALQASHDFLLASVDDPGRDSIFGPVVPVPAGAPLLDRAVGLSGRDPGWRRDR is encoded by the coding sequence ATGACCGACATGACCCTCGACCTCGGACCGCAGACCCGCGTCGTCGCCCGCCTCGCGGAAGCCGTCACCGACGAGCAGCTCTCGGCGCCGACGCCCTGCCCGGAGATGGCGGTGCGCAACCTGCTGGGTCACCTGCTCGGCCTGTCCGTCGCCTTCCGTGACGCCGGCCGCAAGGACCTGGGCGCCACGACCGACACCAGCCCGGAAGCCGTCGAACCGGACATCGGGCCCGGCTGGCGCGAGGAGCTTCCCAAGGTCCTCGACGAACTGAGCGAGGTGTGGCGCGACCCGGAGGCGTGGACCGGCATGACCCGCGCCGGCGGCATCGACCTGCCCGGTGCCGTGGCGGCCGCGGTCGCCGCCGACGAGCTGGTGATCCACGCCTGGGACCTGGCCCGCGCGACCGGCCAGGAGTACGCCCCCGACCCCGCCGCGTTGCAGGCGTCGCACGACTTCCTCCTCGCCTCCGTCGACGACCCCGGTCGCGACAGCATCTTCGGCCCCGTGGTGCCGGTCCCCGCCGGTGCACCACTGCTGGACCGGGCGGTCGGGCTGAGCGGACGGGACCCGGGCTGGAGGAGGGATCGCTGA
- the araD gene encoding L-arabinonate dehydratase, with protein MTGRKRPEELRSHQWYGTEGQLRTWSHNARMRQLGYEAEEYRGRPVIAVLNTWSDINPCHVHLRERAEAVKRGVWQAGGFPLEFPVATLSETYQKPTPMLYRNLLAMETEELLRSYPIDAAVLLGGCDKSTPALLMGAASADVPSIFVPAGPMLPGHWRGETLGSGTDMWKYWDEHRAGNLTDCELRELQGGLARSPGHCMTMGTASTMTAAAEALGMTLPGASSIPAVDSGHERMAAASGRRAVELAWTGLRPSGILTREAFEDAVTTVLGLGGSTNAVIHLIAMAGRAGIKLSLDDFDRIARTVPVLANVRPGGQTYLMEDFHFAGGLPAFLSRITDLLHLERPTVNGTLREQLQDAVVHNDDVIRTRENPVAGEGGVAVLRGNLCPDGAVIKHISAERHLLKHTGTAVVFDDYKTMQRTINDPSLNITADSVLVLRNAGPKGGPGMPEYGMLPIPDHLLKQGVRDMVRISDARMSGTSYGTCVLHIAPESYVGGPLALVRTGDTITLDVEARTLQLDLDDEELERRRAGWTPPPARCERGYGALYNEQITQADTGCDFEFLARPGKVQDPYAG; from the coding sequence ATGACCGGCAGGAAGCGCCCCGAGGAACTCAGAAGCCACCAGTGGTACGGCACCGAGGGCCAGTTGCGCACCTGGTCGCACAACGCCCGCATGCGCCAGCTGGGGTACGAGGCGGAGGAGTACCGGGGCCGTCCGGTGATCGCCGTCCTCAACACCTGGTCCGACATCAACCCCTGCCACGTCCATCTGCGCGAGCGCGCCGAGGCGGTCAAGCGGGGGGTGTGGCAGGCCGGGGGCTTCCCGCTCGAGTTCCCGGTGGCCACGCTCTCGGAGACGTACCAGAAGCCGACCCCGATGCTCTACCGCAACCTCCTCGCGATGGAGACGGAGGAACTGCTGCGGTCGTACCCGATCGACGCGGCCGTGCTGCTCGGCGGCTGCGACAAGTCGACGCCGGCGCTGCTCATGGGCGCCGCCTCGGCCGACGTGCCGTCGATCTTCGTGCCCGCGGGGCCCATGCTGCCGGGACACTGGCGCGGCGAGACCCTCGGGTCCGGTACGGACATGTGGAAGTACTGGGACGAGCACCGCGCGGGCAACCTGACGGACTGCGAACTGCGCGAACTCCAGGGCGGTCTGGCGCGGTCGCCCGGCCACTGCATGACCATGGGGACCGCGTCCACGATGACCGCGGCGGCGGAAGCCCTCGGCATGACCCTGCCCGGCGCCTCCTCGATCCCGGCCGTCGACTCCGGGCACGAGCGCATGGCCGCCGCCTCCGGGCGCCGCGCCGTGGAGCTCGCGTGGACCGGCCTCCGGCCGTCCGGGATCCTCACCCGCGAGGCCTTCGAGGACGCAGTCACCACGGTGCTCGGGCTCGGCGGCTCCACCAACGCGGTCATCCATCTGATCGCGATGGCGGGCCGTGCCGGGATCAAGCTCTCCCTCGACGACTTCGACCGCATCGCCCGTACCGTCCCGGTGCTGGCGAACGTGCGGCCCGGCGGACAGACGTACCTGATGGAGGACTTCCACTTCGCCGGCGGCCTGCCCGCCTTCCTCTCCCGGATCACCGACCTGCTGCACCTGGAGCGGCCGACGGTCAACGGCACCCTGCGGGAGCAGCTCCAGGACGCCGTCGTCCACAACGACGACGTCATCCGCACCCGGGAGAACCCGGTCGCCGGGGAGGGCGGCGTCGCCGTGCTGCGCGGCAACCTCTGCCCGGACGGCGCCGTCATCAAGCACATCTCCGCCGAACGGCACCTGCTGAAGCACACCGGGACCGCAGTCGTCTTCGACGACTACAAGACGATGCAGCGGACCATCAACGACCCGTCCCTGAACATCACCGCCGACAGTGTGCTGGTGCTCCGCAACGCCGGGCCCAAGGGCGGTCCGGGCATGCCCGAGTACGGCATGCTGCCGATCCCCGACCACCTGCTGAAGCAGGGCGTACGGGACATGGTGCGGATCTCCGACGCCCGGATGAGCGGCACGAGTTACGGCACGTGCGTGCTGCACATCGCGCCCGAGTCGTACGTCGGCGGACCGCTGGCCCTGGTCCGGACCGGGGACACCATCACCCTGGACGTCGAGGCCCGCACGCTCCAACTCGACTTGGACGACGAAGAGTTGGAACGACGCCGGGCCGGGTGGACACCGCCGCCCGCGCGCTGTGAGCGGGGCTACGGCGCGCTCTACAACGAACAGATCACCCAGGCCGACACAGGCTGTGACTTCGAGTTCCTCGCGCGGCCCGGCAAGGTGCAGGACCCGTACGCCGGTTGA